Proteins from a genomic interval of Desulfitibacter alkalitolerans DSM 16504:
- the rsmB gene encoding 16S rRNA (cytosine(967)-C(5))-methyltransferase RsmB, translated as MDKVRDAALKAVFEILEKGAYTNIAINNLLKETNFSPLERRFITEIVYGTVKNKNTLEWIRDRFVSKKKIDPWINYIILTGIYQLMYLDRVPVSAACNESVNLAKKHGNPGSVKFVNGVLRSIARNLNDIPYPDLQDDPVLHISVVYSHPKWLIKRWVEEYGVEETIALCRHNNSKAPNIIRVNTLKIQVEQLIDLLISRDINVRKTLYAPEGLDIGNFEQLDKIEAFAQGMFIMQDEASMLVARCLNPAPHSTIIDGCAAPGSKTTHLAQLTGDNSTILAFDIHSHKLKLIEQNARRLGINSIQTQKQEAQKIGNLFAGKIDYLLLDVPCSGIGVLRRRADLRWRKNQQQIKELSRLQLEIIEGAAKCLKPGGVLVYSTCTITHEENYDVVEKFLKNNRAFSFNSLLPHIPHELTKDPHLLNTAEIGYMQILPQRHNMDGFFIARLVRES; from the coding sequence ATGGACAAAGTAAGAGATGCAGCTTTAAAAGCAGTATTTGAAATTTTAGAAAAGGGTGCTTATACAAATATAGCCATAAACAATCTGCTCAAGGAGACTAATTTTAGTCCCCTTGAGCGTCGTTTTATTACTGAAATTGTCTATGGAACTGTAAAAAACAAGAACACCCTTGAGTGGATAAGGGACAGGTTCGTAAGCAAAAAGAAAATAGATCCATGGATTAATTATATTATTCTAACAGGAATATACCAGTTAATGTATTTAGACAGGGTTCCTGTGTCTGCAGCATGTAACGAATCTGTTAACCTGGCAAAAAAGCATGGAAACCCGGGGAGTGTCAAGTTTGTAAACGGCGTTCTTCGAAGTATTGCCAGAAACCTGAATGACATACCCTACCCAGATCTTCAGGATGATCCAGTATTGCATATATCCGTTGTCTATTCCCACCCCAAATGGTTGATAAAAAGATGGGTAGAGGAGTATGGTGTTGAAGAAACTATTGCATTGTGCAGGCATAACAACTCCAAGGCTCCCAATATAATAAGGGTCAATACCCTCAAAATTCAAGTGGAACAGCTAATAGATCTTTTAATAAGCAGAGATATTAATGTAAGAAAGACCCTTTATGCCCCTGAAGGCTTGGACATAGGAAATTTTGAACAATTAGATAAAATTGAAGCCTTTGCCCAGGGCATGTTTATCATGCAGGATGAGGCATCCATGCTGGTTGCCAGGTGTTTAAATCCGGCACCCCACTCCACCATTATTGATGGGTGTGCAGCTCCAGGGTCAAAGACTACTCATCTTGCACAATTAACAGGTGATAACAGTACAATTCTGGCCTTTGATATTCACAGTCATAAGCTAAAGCTAATTGAACAAAATGCTAGGAGATTAGGCATTAATTCTATTCAGACTCAAAAGCAGGAGGCTCAAAAAATTGGTAATCTGTTTGCAGGAAAAATTGATTACCTTTTGCTTGATGTTCCCTGTTCAGGAATAGGAGTTTTAAGAAGAAGAGCCGACCTGCGTTGGAGAAAAAACCAGCAGCAGATCAAGGAATTATCAAGGCTGCAGTTGGAAATCATTGAGGGTGCAGCAAAATGTTTAAAGCCTGGGGGTGTCTTGGTTTACAGTACATGTACAATAACTCATGAGGAAAACTATGATGTTGTGGAAAAATTTTTGAAAAATAATAGGGCTTTTAGTTTTAATAGTCTCTTACCCCATATTCCCCATGAATTGACTAAAGATCCTCATTTATTAAATACTGCTGAAATAGGCTATATGCAGATTCTACCACAAAGGCATAATATGGATGGATTTTTTATTGCGCGATTAGTAAGGGAGTCTTAG